From a single Alloactinosynnema sp. L-07 genomic region:
- a CDS encoding exodeoxyribonuclease III: MLTVSTINVNGLRAAAKKGFVEWLAATPADVVCLQEVRATADDLPDDLAAPAGWHTAHADSTVLKGRNGVAIYARQEPTSVRVGHGVAEFEASGRYVEAWFPGLAVGSLYLPSGDVGTLRQEQKERFMATFLPYLTELREKAAASGCEVVVCGDWNIAHQEIDLKAWKTNRKNSGFTPGERAWMGQVFTEYRDVQRTLEPEGPGPYTWWSYRGKAFDNDSGWRIDYQVATPGLAVRARTAVVERAPSYAERWSDHAPVTITYDWPMAGDQ, from the coding sequence GTGCTGACGGTATCCACGATCAACGTCAACGGCCTGCGCGCCGCGGCCAAGAAGGGCTTCGTCGAGTGGCTCGCGGCCACCCCGGCTGATGTCGTGTGCCTGCAGGAGGTCCGCGCCACCGCCGACGACCTGCCCGACGACCTGGCCGCGCCCGCGGGCTGGCACACCGCGCACGCCGACTCGACAGTGCTCAAGGGCCGCAACGGCGTGGCGATCTACGCCCGCCAGGAGCCCACCAGCGTCCGCGTCGGCCACGGCGTCGCCGAGTTCGAGGCCAGCGGCCGCTACGTCGAGGCCTGGTTCCCTGGCCTGGCCGTCGGCAGCCTGTACCTGCCCAGCGGCGACGTGGGGACGCTGCGGCAGGAGCAGAAGGAGCGCTTCATGGCCACCTTCCTGCCCTACCTCACCGAACTGCGCGAGAAGGCAGCGGCGAGCGGGTGCGAGGTGGTCGTGTGCGGCGACTGGAACATCGCCCACCAGGAGATCGACCTCAAGGCGTGGAAGACGAACCGGAAGAACTCCGGCTTCACCCCGGGCGAGCGCGCGTGGATGGGGCAGGTCTTCACCGAGTACCGGGACGTGCAGCGGACGCTGGAGCCGGAGGGGCCGGGGCCGTATACGTGGTGGTCGTACCGGGGCAAGGCGTTCGACAACGACTCCGGCTGGCGTATCGACTATCAGGTCGCGACGCCTGGTCTGGCGGTACGGGCGCGGACCGCTGTCGTTGAGCGGGCGCCTTCCTATGCGGAGCGTTGGTCGGACCATGCTCCGGTGACGATCACCTATGACTGGCCCATGGCTGGGGATCAGTGA
- a CDS encoding SH3 domain-containing protein — protein MLLVPKTVLIGGAVVAVAYMYSVGGDANGSSPTSGAAKCRMSVTADVLNVRAAPDIHAGVVGKFKQGAETDADTVVRNGYRQLAANRWASTDFLQALPGRTC, from the coding sequence GTGCTGCTGGTGCCCAAGACTGTGCTGATCGGCGGTGCCGTGGTGGCCGTCGCCTACATGTACTCGGTCGGCGGCGACGCCAACGGAAGCTCCCCGACCAGCGGCGCGGCGAAGTGCCGGATGTCGGTCACCGCCGACGTCCTGAACGTTCGGGCGGCCCCCGATATCCACGCGGGCGTGGTCGGCAAGTTCAAGCAAGGCGCGGAAACCGACGCCGACACCGTCGTGCGGAACGGCTACCGCCAGCTCGCCGCCAACCGCTGGGCGTCGACGGACTTCCTCCAGGCGCTGCCGGGCCGCACCTGCTGA
- a CDS encoding NADP-dependent isocitrate dehydrogenase yields MAKIKVQGTVVELDGDEMTRIIWQFIKDKLIHPYLDVNLAYYDLGIEHRDATDDQVTIDAANAIKEHGVGVKCATITPDEARVEEFGLKKMWVSPNGTIRNILGGVVFREPIIISNIPRLVPGWTKPIIIGRHAHGDQYKATNFKVPGAGELTMTFTPQDGSEPIQHVVANYGPDGGVAMGMYNFNKSIEDFARASFAYGLNRNYPVYMSTKNTILKAYDGSFKDIFQNVFDTEFKAEFDAKGLTYEHRLIDDMVAAAMKWEGGYVWACKNYDGDVQSDTVAQGFGSLGLMTSVLMTPDGKTVEAEAAHGTVTRHYRQHQAGKPTSTNPIASIFAWTGGLKHRGKLDGTPEVIGFADALENVIIETVESGRMTKDLAALVGPDQEWQTTEDFLGTLDENLQKKMAG; encoded by the coding sequence ATGGCCAAGATCAAGGTCCAGGGAACGGTCGTCGAACTCGACGGCGACGAGATGACCCGCATCATCTGGCAGTTCATCAAGGACAAGCTGATCCACCCGTACCTGGACGTCAACCTGGCGTACTACGACCTGGGCATCGAGCACCGCGATGCCACCGACGACCAGGTGACCATCGACGCCGCCAACGCCATCAAGGAGCACGGCGTCGGCGTGAAGTGCGCGACCATCACCCCGGACGAGGCTCGGGTCGAGGAGTTCGGCCTCAAGAAGATGTGGGTCTCGCCCAACGGCACGATCCGCAACATCCTCGGCGGCGTGGTGTTCCGCGAGCCGATCATCATCTCCAACATCCCGCGCCTGGTGCCCGGCTGGACCAAGCCGATCATCATCGGCCGTCACGCCCACGGCGACCAGTACAAGGCCACCAACTTCAAGGTGCCCGGCGCCGGTGAGCTGACCATGACCTTCACCCCGCAGGACGGCTCCGAGCCGATCCAGCACGTCGTGGCCAACTACGGCCCCGACGGCGGTGTGGCGATGGGCATGTACAACTTCAACAAGTCCATCGAGGACTTCGCCCGCGCGTCCTTCGCCTACGGCCTGAACCGGAACTACCCGGTCTACATGTCGACGAAGAACACGATCCTCAAGGCCTACGACGGCTCGTTCAAGGACATCTTCCAGAACGTGTTCGACACCGAGTTCAAGGCCGAGTTCGACGCCAAGGGCCTGACCTACGAGCACCGCCTGATCGACGACATGGTCGCCGCGGCGATGAAGTGGGAGGGCGGCTACGTCTGGGCCTGCAAGAACTACGACGGTGACGTGCAGTCCGACACCGTCGCGCAGGGCTTCGGCTCGCTGGGCCTGATGACCTCGGTGCTGATGACCCCGGACGGCAAGACCGTCGAGGCCGAGGCCGCGCACGGCACGGTCACCCGGCACTACCGCCAGCACCAGGCGGGCAAGCCGACCTCGACCAACCCGATCGCGTCGATCTTCGCGTGGACCGGCGGCCTCAAGCACCGCGGCAAGCTGGACGGCACCCCCGAGGTGATCGGCTTCGCCGACGCGCTGGAGAACGTCATCATCGAGACCGTCGAGAGCGGCCGGATGACCAAGGACCTCGCCGCGCTGGTCGGCCCGGACCAGGAATGGCAGACCACCGAGGACTTCCTCGGCACGCTCGACGAGAACCTGCAGAAGAAGATGGCGGGCTGA
- a CDS encoding GNAT family N-acetyltransferase: MSRPELPIKTRRLVLRQFSMDDLDALHAIQSREDVAKYLYWEPRTREETEEALHVYLTSTSLAKEGDGLRLAVTLADTGELIGDVMLLWTSEQHQGGEIGYTLHPDHGGKGYAGEAAVEMLKVGFDELGLHRVIGRLDADNRASGRLLERLGMRFEARFKQNEFVKGRWADEAVYAMLADEWRELTES, encoded by the coding sequence GTGTCGCGCCCTGAGCTTCCCATCAAGACCCGCCGCCTGGTCCTGCGTCAGTTCTCCATGGACGACCTGGACGCACTGCACGCGATCCAGTCCCGCGAGGACGTCGCGAAGTACCTCTACTGGGAGCCCCGCACCCGCGAGGAGACCGAGGAGGCGCTGCACGTCTATCTGACGTCGACCTCGCTCGCCAAGGAGGGTGACGGCCTCCGGCTGGCCGTCACCCTCGCCGACACCGGCGAGCTGATCGGCGACGTCATGCTGCTCTGGACGAGCGAGCAGCACCAGGGCGGCGAGATCGGCTACACCCTCCACCCCGACCACGGCGGCAAGGGCTACGCCGGTGAGGCCGCCGTCGAGATGCTCAAGGTCGGATTCGACGAACTCGGCCTGCACCGCGTCATCGGCAGGCTCGACGCCGACAACCGGGCGTCCGGGCGGCTGCTGGAGCGGCTCGGCATGCGCTTCGAGGCCAGGTTCAAGCAGAACGAGTTCGTCAAGGGCCGCTGGGCCGACGAAGCGGTCTACGCGATGCTCGCCGACGAATGGCGTGAGCTGACCGAGTCCTAG
- a CDS encoding metal-dependent hydrolase, whose protein sequence is MATGPTHAMSGLAAWAAVTALAADTALGTLSIKGWLVGAVLATGAALLPDLDHPQSTVSTTFGQVTAAGSKLINAVSHGIYQVTRTSRDSDRDGGHRGFTHTLVFAALAAVITTATIQTSRSWALPVLMFFFSGLAVRGIMHKWCPRNDALWITGTAVMLTYACLKWTDRTDADAAACGVAVAIGCIAHYLGDAITEQGCPILWPVPIAWRTWYPVAPPKFLRMRTGGRVEMAMVGPLVTLIAVWASAIALHRAGALPVLDGVNLTPWNLIEMPDWKFWA, encoded by the coding sequence ATGGCCACCGGACCCACCCACGCGATGAGCGGCCTGGCCGCCTGGGCGGCGGTCACCGCCCTGGCCGCCGACACGGCGCTGGGCACACTGTCGATCAAAGGCTGGCTGGTCGGCGCCGTCCTGGCCACCGGGGCGGCGCTGCTGCCCGACCTCGACCACCCACAGTCGACGGTGTCGACCACCTTCGGCCAGGTCACCGCGGCCGGGTCGAAGCTGATCAACGCCGTCAGCCACGGGATCTACCAGGTCACCAGGACCAGTCGGGACAGCGACCGCGACGGCGGCCACCGCGGCTTCACCCACACCCTGGTCTTCGCCGCCCTGGCCGCCGTGATCACCACGGCCACCATCCAGACCAGCCGCTCCTGGGCGCTGCCGGTGCTCATGTTCTTCTTCAGCGGCCTCGCCGTGCGCGGCATCATGCACAAGTGGTGCCCCCGCAACGACGCGCTGTGGATCACCGGTACCGCCGTGATGCTCACCTACGCCTGTCTCAAATGGACAGACCGGACCGACGCCGACGCCGCGGCCTGCGGCGTCGCCGTCGCCATCGGCTGCATCGCCCACTACCTCGGCGACGCCATCACCGAGCAGGGCTGCCCGATCCTCTGGCCGGTCCCGATCGCCTGGCGCACCTGGTACCCCGTCGCCCCACCGAAGTTCCTCCGCATGCGCACCGGCGGCCGCGTCGAGATGGCCATGGTCGGCCCCTTGGTCACCCTGATCGCCGTCTGGGCGTCGGCGATCGCGCTGCACCGGGCAGGGGCCCTGCCGGTACTCGACGGGGTCAACCTGACCCCGTGGAACCTGATCGAGATGCCCGACTGGAAGTTCTGGGCCTAG